Part of the Paludisphaera borealis genome, GAGTCCTTCGATCACGGAGCGCAAGCAACCATTGGCGACCCCCAACCGATGACCCTCGTCGCAACCATCGGTTAGACTCTCGAAGCGAGTCGCGCGACGTCCGTGGCGGAATTCCCATCATCGTGACGTCTCACGCGAGCCGTTTTCCGATCGATCGATTCGTTTGAAGTTCCAGAGGTTGCAGGGGGTTGGGAATGTTCGGCGGATGGAGTTCGTCGGCGCGGGCGGTCTGGTTGCTGATCGGCGGGACGGGGATCGGTGTAGGGCTCGGCCTCGAGGTCGCGCCCCTGACGGTCATGCTCTTGTTGGCGACGGCGTTCGCACCGTGGGCCGCGGCGTGGCGGGACGCGGAAGGGACGGCGCTGCGGGGGGCGCTCGTCTGGGGGGCGATCGTGCTCGGGCTGGGGATCGCCGCGCAGGTCGTGGCGCTTACCGAATCGCCGGCGTCCGGACGTCCGATGTCGGGGCGGATCACTTATGTGATGACGACGGCGGTCCTCGCGGGGCTGACCTCGGTCCTCAACGCGCGACGGCCAGGGGATCGGGTCTGGGCGCTCCTGATGGCGCTGTTGCTGGTGGTCTTCCTGATTCCCTGGCTGGAAGGATCGGGACGGATGCGCAAGGCCGACGGCCTGGCTGTTCTCCGGCTCGACTCGCCTTGGACGATCTTTTATGGGTTTCTGGCTCTGGCGGGAACGGCCAACTATCTCTCCACGCACTTCCGCGCCGCAGTGGTTCTGGGGCTCGGCCTGATCGTGGAGTATCTGGGCCTGCGATCGACCGAGTGGCCGCCGGCCTGGCGCGCGTACTGCTGGACGGCCGCCGCCTGGCTGTTCGGGGCGAGCTTCTGGACGGCCCGGCTCGGCTGCAAGCGATCGAGTGAGCCGGGGCGCAACGAGATCGACCGCATCTGGGTCTGGTTCCGCGACCGCTGGGGGACGGTCTGGGCGTTGCGGATCGCCGAGCAGTTCAACCGCTCGGCGGCGATCGGCGGCTGGCCGTACCGGCTGTCGTGGACCGGGCTGGTTCCCGTCGATCCGGAGTCCGACGCGCCGGTGGTCGCCGGCGATCGCGCTTCGGCCACGCTTCGCGGCTTGCTGCGACGGTTCGTCAGGCCGGGCCGCCTCGACCGGGTGGAGTGAAGCGCCCAGTCGACGGCGGTCAGTTGGGCGGCATCCCCGTATTGACCATCTGGAGGTCTTCATAGAGCTGAGCGAGGATCAGGCTGCCGTTGGTGACGACTTCCTCGCCGGCCTCAAGGCCGTTGTGGATGATGACGAAGTCGCTGCTCTCCTGGGCCACGACCACTTTTCGGCGCTCGAACCGCTTCTCCGGGCCGCTTTCCGATCGCTTGCGGACGAACACGTAGTCGTCGCCGTTGATGACGACCATCGACAGCCTGGGGACGACAGTCTGGCCCGGGATGGGAGGCACGTCGAGCACCGCCCGGACGAGCATGTCGGCTTTCAGCGAGCCGTCGGGGTTGGGGATCGAGGCCCGGGCCTGGACGGCGCGGGAATCCTTCGAGACTTCGCTCGCGACGTATTCCACGACCCCGGCGGCGGTCTTCTGGAGGAACGGGAACTGGATGGTCATGCGCTGGCCCAGGGCGACCTTGGACTGGTCGCGCTCGTAGACGTTTACCATGACCCAGAGCTTGTCGACGGGGGCGATGACCATGAGGACGTTCGAGTTGTCGTAGAGGTTTCCGGGGGCGACGTCGCGCTGGACGACGATGCCGTCGACGGGCGAGCGAAGGGTCATCTTGGCCTTGTCGGCGATGTTCAGCAGGTGTTCGGCGGTGGGCGCCTCGCCGAGGTTGGCGATCAGGGGTTCGATCTCGGAGTCGGGGACGCCGAGCACCCGGAGGTTCTCCCACGACGTGTAGTAGCCGAGCCGGCTCTTGCTCTCGTCGTTCTTGGTGTCGACGAACGTCTGCTCGGAGATGGCGCCGGTCTTGACGAGCTTTTCACGGAGCTTGAGGAGCCGGAGGTCGTGCTGCCACTGGACGTAGTTGGTCTGGTACGCGTTCTTGGCCGTGGCCAGCTCGGTGCTGAAGAGGGCGACGAGCGGGTCGCCTTTCTTGACGCGCCGGCCTTTTTCGGCGAGCACCCCCTCGACCAGGGTGTCGAAGCGGGGGCGGATCTTGGTCAGCGAGTTCTCGTTGTACGCCGTCCGTCCCGTGAGTTCGAGCTTGATGGGGTCGGTCTGCGCCCGGACCGCGACCACCTTGAGGGAGAGCGCCTCGATCTGGTCGTCGTCGACTTCGACGAGGCCGTGCCAGGTGGTCTTCGAGGGTGCCCGCGCGTCGCGGGGATCGGGCGGGGGGGAATGTTCCGCCGTGTGCAGGACGAGCCCCTTGGCCTGCTCGTACGCGTCTTGCACGGGCTTCGGCAGCTTTCCGGTCCGCTCCAGGTAGGCGAAGCCTCCCACGCAGGCGACGACGATCAGAAGCTTCAGGATCCAGCCGAGGCGACTCCCCTTCGAGGGATCGCCGCCATGACCCGCGCGCGCGGAGTCGGGTCGGGGATGGGTCGCGGACGGGTCGCCGATGGTCGTCATGGTCTGGTCGTTCCTCTTCATCGCGATCGAGCCCGTCGGAAGGAGGCCGTCGAGGTGGGAGCGGTCACCAATCAGGTGATACGAACCGGAAGCCTCGCGGGTTCGTATCGACTTTCTCGGTTCCAGGTTAGCATGTCTCGAGGATTCTGCGAACAGGGATCAGCCGCCGACCGGATCTGCGACGTACTAAGAACCGGCGTAGCGTGCGCGGCGCGAGCCTTTGGTTTACGGTCCCGTCGATAGGCGTTATGATCGGCGGTTGATTCGGGGTTGCGCGAGCTCCTCCTGAGCCGGCGCGGCGGTTTTCTTCGTTCGGGAAGGCGTTTCATGGTACGAGCGATCATTTCGTGGAGCCTTCACAACCGCCTGATCGTGCTGCTGGGCGTCGCCGCGCTGATCGCCGCCGGCATCCACTCGGCGATGTATCTCGACGTCGAGGCCTACCCCGACCCGACGCCCCCCCTGGTCGAGGTGATCACCCAGAACCCCGGCGCGAGCCCCGAGGAGATGGAGCGGCTGGTCGGCATCCCGCTCGAAACCGCGCTGAACGGCATGCATGGGCTCAA contains:
- a CDS encoding efflux RND transporter periplasmic adaptor subunit yields the protein MKRNDQTMTTIGDPSATHPRPDSARAGHGGDPSKGSRLGWILKLLIVVACVGGFAYLERTGKLPKPVQDAYEQAKGLVLHTAEHSPPPDPRDARAPSKTTWHGLVEVDDDQIEALSLKVVAVRAQTDPIKLELTGRTAYNENSLTKIRPRFDTLVEGVLAEKGRRVKKGDPLVALFSTELATAKNAYQTNYVQWQHDLRLLKLREKLVKTGAISEQTFVDTKNDESKSRLGYYTSWENLRVLGVPDSEIEPLIANLGEAPTAEHLLNIADKAKMTLRSPVDGIVVQRDVAPGNLYDNSNVLMVIAPVDKLWVMVNVYERDQSKVALGQRMTIQFPFLQKTAAGVVEYVASEVSKDSRAVQARASIPNPDGSLKADMLVRAVLDVPPIPGQTVVPRLSMVVINGDDYVFVRKRSESGPEKRFERRKVVVAQESSDFVIIHNGLEAGEEVVTNGSLILAQLYEDLQMVNTGMPPN